In Solanum pennellii chromosome 7, SPENNV200, the following are encoded in one genomic region:
- the LOC107024598 gene encoding eukaryotic initiation factor 4A-9-like: MAGAVPDGSQFDARQFDSKMTELLNAEGQDFFTSYDEAYDTFDAMELKEDLLKGIYAYGFEKPSAIQQRGIVPFCKGLDVIQQSQSGTGKTATFCSGVLQQLDYELLDCQALVLAPTRELAQQIEKVMEALGSCLKVKVHACVGGTSVREDQRILSIGVHVVVGTPGRVFDMLRRQSLRADHIKMFVLDEADEMLSRGFKDQIYDIFQLLPPKIQVGVFSATMPPEALEITRKFMNKPVRILVKRDELTLEGIKQFYVNVEKEEWKFDTLCDLYETLAITQSVIFVNTRRKVDLLTEQMQSKDHTVSATHGDMDHKTRDVIMHEFRSGSSRVLITTDLLARGIDVQQVSLVINYDLPTQPENYLHRIGRSGRFGRKGVAINFVTKDDERMLSDIQSFYNMVIEELPANVADLL; encoded by the exons ATGGCGGGTGCAGTTCCTGATGGATCCCAATTTGATGCTCGTCAATTTGATTCAAAAATGACAGAGTT GCTAAATGCTGAAGGGCAAGACTTTTTTACCTCATATGACGAGGCTTATGATACTTTTGATGCTATGGAATTGAAGGAGGATCTCCTGAAAGGCATTTATGCATACG GTTTTGAGAAACCCTCAGCAATCCAGCAAAGGGGAATTGTACCTTTTTGCAAAGGTCTTGATGTGATTCAGCAGTCTCAGTCTGGAACGGGAAAGACTGCTACTTTTTGTTCTGGAGTTCTGCAACAACTGGACTATGAACTGTTAGATTGTCAAGCCTTGGTCTTGGCACCTACTCGTGAGCTTGCACAACAAATTGAGAAGGTCATGGAAGCACTTGGAAGCTGTCTTAAAGTCAAGGTTCATGCTTGTGTGGGAGGTACCAGTGTCCGTGAGGATCAAAGGATCCTTTCAATTGGGGTTCATGTTGTTGTGGGAACACCTGGACGTGTATTTGACATGTTGAGAAGACAGTCTCTCCGCGCTGATCACATTAAAATGTTTGTATTGGATGAGGCTGATGAAATGCTCTCCAGAGGGTTCAAGGATCAG ATCTATGATATTTTCCAGCTATTGCCTCCTAAGATTCAGGTTGGTGTTTTCTCTGCCACAATGCCTCCTGAGGCCCTTGAGATCACAAGGAAGTTCATGAATAAACCTGTGAGGATTCTTGTGAAACGTGATGAACTGACCTTAGAAGGTATCAAACAGTTTTATGTGAATGTGGAAAAGGAAGAATGGAAGTTTGACACCCTTTGCGATCTATATGAAACCTTAGCCATCACACAGAGTGTTATTTTTGTGAATACTCGTCGCAAAGTTGACTTGTTAACAGAGCAGATGCAAAGCAAAGACCATACAGTCTCAGCTACCCACGGTGACATGGACCACAAAACTAGGGATGTTATAATGCATGAATTCCGTAGCGGTTCCTCTCGTGTTCTCATCACCACTGATCTTTTAGCCAGAGGAATTGATGTCCAACAAGTCTCCCTCGTCATAAACTATGATCTCCCCACTCAACCTGAAAATTACCTTCATCGTATTGGACGTAGTGGACGGTTTGGTAGGAAGGGTGTTGCAATCAATTTTGTAACCAAGGATGATGAGAGAATGCTTTCTGACATTCAAAGTTTTTACAACATGGTGATTGAGGAGCTTCCAGCAAATGTCGCTGATCTCCTATAA